Proteins encoded within one genomic window of Pygocentrus nattereri isolate fPygNat1 chromosome 9, fPygNat1.pri, whole genome shotgun sequence:
- the si:dkey-1c11.1 gene encoding draxin-A, with the protein MTSSSFGSRLLFAMVVVTNAIEASTKLIMKSTSDQSSGSPITLSLFSSEELGHGLQRSVGGYKEGLNAVQLSDRPCRVVIQTQYDRPELEGLSPVRVEMGPGDKRKRAGQRKRHFPGLGCSEHEVKNVSPDSEIMPNSKSHQSSVIREFGRHRTKALNGREPELAINEWKVSVEQSLRKPSFSPMLTETSSGTSMSSTSSLTTEEHSTQSPLTNKPQGGNDLAKNAVSILGMTLSDRADYEAMKPAETQQPSKKKGRQYTKRSSSEKKTMTSKEAVSCDHHLDCVPGSCCNLRKHTCDPHNRGLNNKCYDDCMCEEGLRCFSKFHHHHQKVLRKKGRCVDPEYINTGHRAFTAI; encoded by the exons ATGACATCATCTTCTTTTGGATCCCGTCTTCTCTTCGCCATGGTCGTAGTGACAAATGCTATTGAGGCCAGCACTAAACTGATCATGAAAAGTACAAGTGACCAATCTTCTGGAAGTCCTATCACCCTATCATTGTTCAGCTCAGAGGAATTAGGGCATGGGCTTCAGAGAAGTGTGGGTGGGTACAAAGAGGGACTGAATGCAGTTCAGCTGAGTGACAGGCCTTGCCGTGTTGTTATTCAGACGCAGTATGACAGACCTGAGCTGGAGGGCCTTAGCCCTGTGCGTGTAGAGATGGGTCCAGGAGACAAAAGGAAAAGAGCTGGTCAAAGAAAGAGGCATTTTCCAGGGCTTGGATGCTCAGAGCATGAAGTGAAAAATGTGTCTCCTGACAGTGAGATCATGCCTAACAGCAAGAGTCATCAGTCATCAGTCATCAGGGAGTTTGGAAGGCATAGGACTAAGGCTCTGAATGGCAGAG AACCTGAGCTTGCAATCAATGAATGGAAGGTTTCAGTGGAGCAGAGTTTAAGAAAACCCAGCTTTTCCCCCATGCTGACTGAAACCAGCTCTGGCACCTCCATGTCTTCAACATCTTCATTAACTACTGAAGAACACTCTACTCAGTCTCCTCTCACCAACAAACCCCAG GGAGGGAATGATTTAGCTAAGAATGCAGTATCTATCCTTGGCATGACATTGTCTGACCGAGCTGATTATGAGGCTATGAAACCTGCAGAAACACAGCAGCCCTCTAAAAAGAAAG GCAGGCAGTATACAAAGAGGTCCAGCAGTGAGAAGAAGACGATGACTTCTAAAGAAGCTGTGAGCTGTGATCATCATTTGGACTGTGTGCCAG GTTCCTGCTGCAACCTCAGAAAACACACATGCGACCCTCATAATCGAGGCCTCAATAACAAGTGCTATGATGACTGTATGTGTGAAGAAG GACTTCGCTGCTTCTCTAAgtttcaccaccatcatcaaaagGTTCTCCGAAAAAAGGGACGTTGTGTTGATCCAGAGTATATAAACACTGGCCATAGGGCATTCACTGCCATCTGA